A part of Liolophura sinensis isolate JHLJ2023 chromosome 1, CUHK_Ljap_v2, whole genome shotgun sequence genomic DNA contains:
- the LOC135470697 gene encoding coiled-coil domain-containing protein 81-like isoform X2, whose protein sequence is MTEAIQGILAEARKNRFCTINPALSDEDVASVWDNVSGFIEKQMSNQKGVTITGLGTFTFMQKKLDIGNNKFILIQRPVFQISEKLAYSQGLQSSKYHVPGQIPVVPLNFAALAFESPFDRDTVESCVKEVLGAVSRAVGNKRNVELTFAGVGKLSIRESKVKMRFYKEFITQMDGSGKLISSMQNRPGTMDSVMSDRPSSRPHSTNTLLLPRLNPSHPPSAVGQSLAPLPEMSEDPLPMEREPTPPTDPTRVLTGGMGEGTATLDTCVVPQELQFDNKSDFVTEEPVAADIYKQIQEDHAVPDTDDPATAAAIDNILREPVLVQKYEVYKPTDDGDLEGRLQLPRSDHELYEDTRAMEDVRHSQLPSRSGSRTAIPLAQATGVSLTEDLFQHHVPKPSSRSAHLSRSSPNPLQSPINGHGSRLPKPITPPKLEPLSRSRTEPLLDAGEKTVQFKAPSSACGHSNAGQELCYLCHQRARRNIPVSFKEEIKAREEEDDRLLLQYQSMKDAEEFLKEQDKVLVRRHDLQKMSAFNLGVADAIKQKKNERDTEFHKSYVFQKRPLTPPRFFKQEEYCRDLAKQVESKEQTKKKCRSDEEFLERLEQVQLAEDLAAQREQYLVEKYEHQDMYRKALDAQVCHKPLPIPAKEADKEIFGKNDMNNEKMAERRQLAHSLFREQQDLVAQRKREAILKRLAEQREEEAVLQRTKREILEDRADRFKRRFDTRKKLESDWCQAAECKRARDLEEKLRGLNPGLLLHDTVDQHKRCKQCLRKLINCGESNIWRESRYIPGSRLMV, encoded by the exons ATGACAGAGGCCATACAGGGAATACTGGCTGAGGCCAGGAAAAACAGATTTTGTACGATAAACCCCGCATTATCGGACGAGG ATGTTGCCAGCGTGTGGGATAATGTGTCAGGATTTATTGAAAAGCAAATGTCCAATCAAAAG ggCGTCACTATCACAGGTCTTGGAACATTCACCTTCATGCAAAAAAAGCTGGACATCGGAAATAACAAGTTTATCCTCATTCAGCGCCCTGTATTCCAGATCTCTGAAAAACTGGCTTATAGTCAGGGCCTTCAAAGTTCAAAGTATCACGTTCCCG GCCAGATTCCAGTTGTGCCCCTCAACTTTGCCGCCTTAGCATTTGAAAGCCCTTTTGACCGTGACACTGTAGAATCTTGTGTCAAGGAAGTCTTGGGGGCAGTTTCAAGGGCAGTGGGTAATAAGAGAAATGTAGAGCTGACGTTTGCAGGGGTGGGGAAGCTCAGTATAAGggagtcaaaagttaaaatgagGTTTTATAAGGAATTTATCACACAGATGGATGGAAGTGGCAAGTTGATCAGTAGCATGCAGAAC CGCCCCGGGACAATGGACTCTGTCATGTCAGACCGACCCTCATCGCGTCCTCATTCCACTAACACACTCCTTTTACCAAG ACTGAATCCAAGTCATCCACCCAGTGCAGTTGGTCAGAGTCTAGCCCCATTACCTGAAATGTCAGAAGACCCACTGCCAATGGAGAGGGAGCCTACTCCACCTACTGACCCGACCAGAGTCCTGACGGGGGGCATGGGAGAGGGCACAGCCACACTAGATACATGCGTGGTTCCGCAGGAGCTTCAGTTTGAcaataaatcagattttgtgACTGAGGAGCCAGTAGCTGCAGATATTTACAAACAAATTCAGGAAGATCATGCTGTTCCCGACACAGACGACCCTGCCACAGCTGCTGCCATAGACAACATCCTGAGAGAGCCAGTACTAGTGCAGAAGTATGAGGTGTACAAACCCACAGATGATGGAGATCTGGAGGGCAGGTTACAACTCCCCAGGTCAGATCATGAGTTGTATGAAGATACAAGAGCAATGGAAG ATGTTCGCCATTCCCAGTTACCAAGTCGCTCTGGCTCCCGTACAGCTATCCCTCTGGCCCAAGCCACAGGAGTCAGTCTCACTGAGGACCTCTTTCAACACCATGTACCAAAACCCTCTTCACGGAGTGCCCACCTGTCACGCTCTTCTCCTAACCCACTACAAAGCCCAATTAACGG acatGGGTCACGTCTACCAAAACCTATAACCCCTCCAAAATTAGAACCTCTGTCAAGGTCCAGGACTGAGCCATTGTTGGATGCGGGTGAGAAGACGGTGCAGTTTAAAGCCCCGTCCTCAGCGTGTGGTCATTCCAATGCCGGTCAGGAACTGTGTTACCTGTGTCATCAGCGAGCACGCAGAAACATACCTGTGTCGTTCAAGGAGGAGATCAAGGCCCGTGAGGAGGAAGATGACCGTTTGCTACTGCAGTATCAGTCAATGAAAGATGCAGAGGAGTTTTTGAAAGAACAG GATAAAGTGCTGGTCAGACGGCATGACCTGCAGAAAATGTCTGCCTTTAACCTCGGAGTAGCTGACGctatcaaacagaaaaaaaatgaaagagacACTGAATTCCAT aaatcttACGTATTCCAAAAGCGACCTCTTACGCCCCCTAGGTTTTTCAAACAGGAAGAGTATTGCAGAGATCTTGCTAAACAG GTTGAAAGCAAGgaacagacaaaaaagaaatgtaGAAGTGATGAAGAGTTTTTAGAAAGGCTGGAGCAAGTTCAGCTGGCTGAAGA TCTGGCTGCCCAGAGAGAGCAGTACTTAGTGGAGAAGTATGAACATCAGGATATGTACAGGAAAGCTCTGGAtgcccag GTGTGCCATAAACCATTGCCAATCCCAGCTAAAGAAGCTGACAAGGAGATATTTGGTAAGAACGACATGAACAATGAGAAGATGGCTGAACGACGACAGTTGGCACACAGTTTGTTCAGAGAGCAACAGGACCTTGTAGCACAGAGGAAAAGAGAGGCAATTCTCAAACGTTTGGCGGAGCAGCGAGAGGAGGAAGCTGTCCTTCAACGAACTAAGCGAGA GATACTTGAGGACAGAGCAGACCGTTTCAAACGACGGTTCGACACACGGAAGAAACTAGAATCTGACTGGTGTCAGGCTGCAGAATGTAAGCGGGCGCGTGACTTAGAGGAGAAATTGAGAGGACTTAATCCTGGTTTATTACTTCACGACACTGTTGACCAACACAAGAGATGCAAACAATGTCTGAGAAAACTGATCAACTGTGGAGAGTCCAACATCTGGCGAGAGAGCCGCTACATCCCAGGATCTCGACTCATGGTTTAG
- the LOC135470697 gene encoding coiled-coil domain-containing protein 81-like isoform X1: MTEAIQGILAEARKNRFCTINPALSDEDVASVWDNVSGFIEKQMSNQKGVTITGLGTFTFMQKKLDIGNNKFILIQRPVFQISEKLAYSQGLQSSKYHVPGQIPVVPLNFAALAFESPFDRDTVESCVKEVLGAVSRAVGNKRNVELTFAGVGKLSIRESKVKMRFYKEFITQMDGSGKLISSMQNRPGTMDSVMSDRPSSRPHSTNTLLLPRLNPSHPPSAVGQSLAPLPEMSEDPLPMEREPTPPTDPTRVLTGGMGEGTATLDTCVVPQELQFDNKSDFVTEEPVAADIYKQIQEDHAVPDTDDPATAAAIDNILREPVLVQKYEVYKPTDDGDLEGRLQLPRSDHELYEDTRAMEDVRHSQLPSRSGSRTAIPLAQATGVSLTEDLFQHHVPKPSSRSAHLSRSSPNPLQSPINGHGSRLPKPITPPKLEPLSRSRTEPLLDAGEKTVQFKAPSSACGHSNAGQELCYLCHQRARRNIPVSFKEEIKAREEEDDRLLLQYQSMKDAEEFLKEQDKVLVRRHDLQKMSAFNLGVADAIKQKKNERDTEFHKSYVFQKRPLTPPRFFKQEEYCRDLAKQVESKEQTKKKCRSDEEFLERLEQVQLAEDLAAQREQYLVEKYEHQDMYRKALDAQNSARKLLRKQDGQVLTPYPVSIPRPNWFQPFSEAHVARIRERLASQCHERKVCHKPLPIPAKEADKEIFGKNDMNNEKMAERRQLAHSLFREQQDLVAQRKREAILKRLAEQREEEAVLQRTKREILEDRADRFKRRFDTRKKLESDWCQAAECKRARDLEEKLRGLNPGLLLHDTVDQHKRCKQCLRKLINCGESNIWRESRYIPGSRLMV, from the exons ATGACAGAGGCCATACAGGGAATACTGGCTGAGGCCAGGAAAAACAGATTTTGTACGATAAACCCCGCATTATCGGACGAGG ATGTTGCCAGCGTGTGGGATAATGTGTCAGGATTTATTGAAAAGCAAATGTCCAATCAAAAG ggCGTCACTATCACAGGTCTTGGAACATTCACCTTCATGCAAAAAAAGCTGGACATCGGAAATAACAAGTTTATCCTCATTCAGCGCCCTGTATTCCAGATCTCTGAAAAACTGGCTTATAGTCAGGGCCTTCAAAGTTCAAAGTATCACGTTCCCG GCCAGATTCCAGTTGTGCCCCTCAACTTTGCCGCCTTAGCATTTGAAAGCCCTTTTGACCGTGACACTGTAGAATCTTGTGTCAAGGAAGTCTTGGGGGCAGTTTCAAGGGCAGTGGGTAATAAGAGAAATGTAGAGCTGACGTTTGCAGGGGTGGGGAAGCTCAGTATAAGggagtcaaaagttaaaatgagGTTTTATAAGGAATTTATCACACAGATGGATGGAAGTGGCAAGTTGATCAGTAGCATGCAGAAC CGCCCCGGGACAATGGACTCTGTCATGTCAGACCGACCCTCATCGCGTCCTCATTCCACTAACACACTCCTTTTACCAAG ACTGAATCCAAGTCATCCACCCAGTGCAGTTGGTCAGAGTCTAGCCCCATTACCTGAAATGTCAGAAGACCCACTGCCAATGGAGAGGGAGCCTACTCCACCTACTGACCCGACCAGAGTCCTGACGGGGGGCATGGGAGAGGGCACAGCCACACTAGATACATGCGTGGTTCCGCAGGAGCTTCAGTTTGAcaataaatcagattttgtgACTGAGGAGCCAGTAGCTGCAGATATTTACAAACAAATTCAGGAAGATCATGCTGTTCCCGACACAGACGACCCTGCCACAGCTGCTGCCATAGACAACATCCTGAGAGAGCCAGTACTAGTGCAGAAGTATGAGGTGTACAAACCCACAGATGATGGAGATCTGGAGGGCAGGTTACAACTCCCCAGGTCAGATCATGAGTTGTATGAAGATACAAGAGCAATGGAAG ATGTTCGCCATTCCCAGTTACCAAGTCGCTCTGGCTCCCGTACAGCTATCCCTCTGGCCCAAGCCACAGGAGTCAGTCTCACTGAGGACCTCTTTCAACACCATGTACCAAAACCCTCTTCACGGAGTGCCCACCTGTCACGCTCTTCTCCTAACCCACTACAAAGCCCAATTAACGG acatGGGTCACGTCTACCAAAACCTATAACCCCTCCAAAATTAGAACCTCTGTCAAGGTCCAGGACTGAGCCATTGTTGGATGCGGGTGAGAAGACGGTGCAGTTTAAAGCCCCGTCCTCAGCGTGTGGTCATTCCAATGCCGGTCAGGAACTGTGTTACCTGTGTCATCAGCGAGCACGCAGAAACATACCTGTGTCGTTCAAGGAGGAGATCAAGGCCCGTGAGGAGGAAGATGACCGTTTGCTACTGCAGTATCAGTCAATGAAAGATGCAGAGGAGTTTTTGAAAGAACAG GATAAAGTGCTGGTCAGACGGCATGACCTGCAGAAAATGTCTGCCTTTAACCTCGGAGTAGCTGACGctatcaaacagaaaaaaaatgaaagagacACTGAATTCCAT aaatcttACGTATTCCAAAAGCGACCTCTTACGCCCCCTAGGTTTTTCAAACAGGAAGAGTATTGCAGAGATCTTGCTAAACAG GTTGAAAGCAAGgaacagacaaaaaagaaatgtaGAAGTGATGAAGAGTTTTTAGAAAGGCTGGAGCAAGTTCAGCTGGCTGAAGA TCTGGCTGCCCAGAGAGAGCAGTACTTAGTGGAGAAGTATGAACATCAGGATATGTACAGGAAAGCTCTGGAtgcccag AACTCTGCACGTAAGCTGTTGCGAAAACAAGATGGCCAGGTGCTAACCCCGTACCCTGTGTCAATCCCTAGACCCAACTGGTTTCAGCCTTTCTCAGAGGCTCATGTGGCCCGCATAAGGGAGAGATTGGCCTCACAATGCCATGAAAGAAAG GTGTGCCATAAACCATTGCCAATCCCAGCTAAAGAAGCTGACAAGGAGATATTTGGTAAGAACGACATGAACAATGAGAAGATGGCTGAACGACGACAGTTGGCACACAGTTTGTTCAGAGAGCAACAGGACCTTGTAGCACAGAGGAAAAGAGAGGCAATTCTCAAACGTTTGGCGGAGCAGCGAGAGGAGGAAGCTGTCCTTCAACGAACTAAGCGAGA GATACTTGAGGACAGAGCAGACCGTTTCAAACGACGGTTCGACACACGGAAGAAACTAGAATCTGACTGGTGTCAGGCTGCAGAATGTAAGCGGGCGCGTGACTTAGAGGAGAAATTGAGAGGACTTAATCCTGGTTTATTACTTCACGACACTGTTGACCAACACAAGAGATGCAAACAATGTCTGAGAAAACTGATCAACTGTGGAGAGTCCAACATCTGGCGAGAGAGCCGCTACATCCCAGGATCTCGACTCATGGTTTAG
- the LOC135482080 gene encoding ribosome production factor 2 homolog, which produces MVLQRIVKAKTQAGKRYLQRREAKIHENVKSAMLIRGGNTSQTVTQAMKEIHLLKKPYASLFKRKNPLKPFEDQTSIEFFSDRNDASLFLFGSHSKKRPHNLVIGRLFDYHILDMVELGIDKFTSMSDFKVAKCAQGAKPCLVFAGEPFEQDHEYQRIKNLFIDFFRGPVVQKLRLAGLEHVISFTAAEGKIFMRTYRTHLLKSGSRTPRVEVEEMGPSMDFSVRRTKLASDDLFKRATRQPKQAKPKKRKNVSHDPFGTKMGRIHMEKQDMDKLQLRKMKALKRKSKSEEGDTTLSSPKKSKDNENVQGEVSD; this is translated from the exons ATGGTGTTACAGCGCATTGT GAAAGCCAAAACACAGGCAGGGAAGCGTTACTTACAGCGAAGAGAAGCCAAAATCCATGAAAATGTGAAGTCTGCCATGCTGATTCGTGGGGGCAACACTAGTCAGACAGTGACTCAAGCCATGAAAGAGATT CATTTACTGAAAAAGCCATATGCCTCCTTGTTTAAAAG GAAGAATCCGTTGAAACCATTTGAAGATCAAACATCAATA GAATTTTTCTCAGACAGGAATGATGCTTCACTGTTTCTGTTTGGTTCACATTCAAAGAAGAGACCGCATAATTTAGTGATCG gcagactgTTTGACTACCACATTCTGGATATGGTGGAGTTGGGAATAGATAAATTCACATCAATGAGTGATTTTAAG gttGCAAAGTGTGCCCAGGGTGCAAAACCATGTTTGGTGTTCGCGGGAGAACCCTTTGAGCAAGACCATGAATATCAGAGgataaagaatttatttattg ACTTTTTCAGAGGTCCTGTTGTACAGAAGCTGCGACTTGCTGGACTGGAACACGTAATTTCCTTCACTGCGGCAGAGGGGAAAATATTCATGAGGACCTACAG AACTCACCTGTTGAAGTCCGGTTCTCGCACCCCGCGGGTCGAGGTGGAGGAGATGGGACCATCCATGGACTTCAGTGTGCGCAGAACTAAGCTAGCTTCTGATGACCTCTTCAAGCGAGCCACAAGGCAACCCAAACAGGCTAAG cctaaaaagagaaagaatgtttcacatgaTCCATTCGGGACTAAAATGGGCAGGATTCACATGGAGAAACAAGACATGGATAAATTACAGCTACGCAAGATGAAAGCTTTGAAGAGGAAGTCAAAATCAGAGGAAGGGGATACAACTCTGTCCTCTCCCAAAAAATCCAAGGACAATGAAAATGTGCAGGGAGAAGTCAGTGACTGA